In Lysinibacillus sp. FSL M8-0337, the following proteins share a genomic window:
- a CDS encoding adenosylcobinamide amidohydrolase, whose protein sequence is MIIVEHLSGGYEDVPIVKDVSFTVEKGKILGILGPNGSGKSTLLKVISGLLPATAGTVFLDGKNIKHYSPRALAKKMAVLPQLHANAFSNTVREAVSLGRYPHQTGFFSNWSEQDERAVQYAMDQTGVARYEHTSMEFLSGGEQQRVFVAQALAQTAEVLLLDEPTNHLDIAHQRQLLDMVRKEAIECGLTVIMVLHDMNLASLYCDELLLMESGSVRALGVPHKVLIASQIEDVYQARVTTYAHPEIPKPQITIMPSTNEYQQRADIVKEDFCVTPDYIQLKSTIPLKTVSSAVHNPGIGWYDCLLNRSVPGDYVISDVKQEVADFLQREHFSPTSTVVMLTAVPTQLFALNEYSTAFGSVFVVVTAGVGNAVDVSRTHERQDTPYIGTINTWVVINGCLSEEAFFQALMTANEAKTKALQSENIRDHLTDTIATGTATDSLLIAATQKGEEMRYGGPITAVGKIIGKGVYETTVQAIQNYKNKA, encoded by the coding sequence ATGATTATCGTCGAACACCTATCGGGTGGCTATGAGGACGTACCTATCGTCAAAGATGTTAGCTTTACCGTTGAAAAGGGGAAAATCCTTGGCATTTTAGGACCGAATGGTAGTGGCAAATCGACATTATTGAAAGTCATTAGCGGCCTATTGCCTGCAACAGCAGGAACGGTTTTTTTAGATGGCAAAAATATTAAACACTATAGCCCGCGCGCGCTGGCGAAAAAGATGGCCGTCTTACCACAATTACATGCCAATGCATTTTCAAATACCGTGCGGGAAGCGGTATCGCTCGGTCGTTATCCGCATCAAACTGGCTTTTTTTCCAATTGGTCAGAGCAAGATGAACGAGCTGTTCAATATGCTATGGACCAAACAGGGGTAGCACGCTATGAGCATACATCGATGGAGTTTCTATCGGGTGGCGAGCAACAACGGGTTTTTGTTGCGCAAGCTTTGGCGCAAACAGCAGAAGTATTATTGCTAGATGAGCCGACCAATCACTTAGATATTGCTCATCAACGTCAACTATTGGATATGGTGCGCAAAGAAGCAATCGAGTGCGGTTTAACCGTTATTATGGTGCTACATGACATGAACTTAGCCTCTCTTTATTGTGATGAATTATTGTTAATGGAGAGCGGCTCTGTGCGTGCTTTAGGTGTACCACATAAGGTGTTAATAGCTTCACAAATTGAGGATGTATATCAGGCACGGGTAACAACCTATGCCCACCCTGAAATACCGAAACCGCAAATTACAATTATGCCATCAACCAATGAATACCAGCAACGAGCTGACATAGTAAAAGAAGATTTTTGTGTAACGCCAGATTATATTCAACTAAAATCAACTATTCCTTTAAAAACCGTTTCTTCGGCTGTTCATAATCCTGGTATAGGATGGTATGACTGTCTATTAAATCGTTCAGTGCCAGGAGATTATGTTATTAGTGATGTTAAACAAGAAGTGGCGGACTTTTTACAAAGGGAGCATTTTTCACCGACAAGCACAGTTGTTATGTTAACGGCTGTTCCTACACAACTGTTTGCACTTAATGAATATAGCACTGCCTTTGGGAGTGTGTTTGTCGTAGTAACGGCAGGTGTGGGCAATGCTGTAGATGTCTCTCGTACACACGAACGGCAGGATACGCCATATATTGGTACTATCAATACGTGGGTTGTCATCAATGGCTGTTTATCGGAAGAGGCATTTTTTCAAGCATTGATGACTGCAAATGAAGCTAAAACAAAGGCTTTACAATCAGAAAATATTCGGGATCATCTAACTGATACGATTGCGACCGGTACTGCGACGGATAGTTTGCTTATTGCGGCAACGCAAAAGGGCGAGGAAATGCGCTATGGTGGACCAATTACGGCTGTTGGTAAGATTATTGGTAAAGGTGTTTATGAGACGACGGTGCAAGCAATTCAAAATTATAAAAATAAAGCATAG